The DNA sequence CATCAAACATAGACGAGGCGCTAAGACAGATTATATCTTGCGGCGGAGACCTTGGGAGAGTGGCCATCCTCGATAATTTTTGCTGGGGCAATACTGACAGGCCGGAGACGTTAGGTACGTTAGTGCGCGCCGCGTATGGATGCTATGCAATAGCTAAAGCATATGGCGTTCCTTTTATTTCGGGTAAAGACAGCCTCAATAATGAATACAAAGCAGGGAGAAAAAGCATATCTATCCCCGGCACGCTTCTCATATCAGCTATCGCGGTAATAAATGATGTGAATAAGCTGTTAAGTATGGATGCGAAAGAGGCCGGAGATTTGGTATATATAGCGGGTATTACCAAGAACGAACTGGGTGGATCGCATTATCTCATGTTAAAAGGCCTCGTAGGCAACGGCGTTCCAGAAGTAGACCCGGGCAAGGCAAAAGTTCTCATGGAAAGGTTGAGCCGAGCCAGCAATAAAGGGCTCATACGGGCTATGCACGATTGTTCGGAAGGCGGCCTTGCGGTAGCGGCGGCAGAGATGGCCTTTAGCGGCGGTTTCGGCATGGAGATAGATATCAAAAAAGTGCCTTGTAAGGATAAGTGCATGCGGGATGACGTAATATTATTTTCGGAATCTAACAGCAGGTTTATTGTAGAAGTTCCCGGAAAGAATAAAGAAGAATTCGAGTCGCTTCTCAATGGATCGGATTTTGGCCTCATCGGCGAAGTGAAAAAATCGAAGGCCTTTAGGGTCAAGGGCCTCTCGGGTAAAACAGTAATAGAAGAAGATATCGGCAAATTAAAAACGGCCTGGCAAAAACCATTTTCTAAGTGGTGAACATGAAAAATGTAAAAGTCGCTATTTTAAGGACAGCGGGGACAAATTGCGATAACGAAACGGCGTTCGCATTTTTACGGGCCGGCGCAGAATCGGACCTGATACACATAAATGAATTCGCGAAAAAAAGAAAACGACTTTCCGATTATCATATATTAGCGCTTCCGGGCGGGTTTACGTACGGCGATGACATCGCAAGCGGCAAAATATTGGCGAATGAAATAAAGTATAAGATGCGCGCGGATATGGAAAGATTTATATCTGACGGAAAACTCATAGTAGGCATATGCAACGGATTTCAGATATTGGTAAAAATGGGGCTTCTTCCCGCTTTAGGGGGAAGAAAATGGGAAATGGATGTTACCTTGAATCTCAACGATTCTGCCAAATTTGAAGATAGATGGTGTTATCTTAAGAACGCGGAGAAAAATAATTGCGTGTGGACTAAAGGCTTACCGCAGATTATATATCTGCCGGTTGCGCATGGCGAAGGCAAGTTTATTCCGAAGGACAACTCCGTGCTGAATAAATTGAAGCAAAATCATCAGATAGTCCTTCGATATTGCGCTAAAAGAGGTGGGAAGGCCGTCTATCCCGACAACCCAAATGGTTCGGTTGATGACATAGCGGCCATATCTGATTCCACTGGGAGGGTCCTTGGCATGATGCCTCATCCGGAAAGATATGTCGTGACCACTCAGCATCCCAGATGGACAAGAGAAAGACCTACGAAAGAGGGTGACGGTGCGGCTATTTTCAGAAACGGCGTTGATTTTGTGAAAGCCAATTTATAGGAGAATCAGTCTTTGAAAAAATCGGATACATCGGTAAAAATTTTACTCTTCATCATCTGCGCGGTAATTTTTATGTACCATCTCGGCAGCGCTCTTCCCATTATTGAAAGCGAAAA is a window from the Candidatus Omnitrophota bacterium genome containing:
- the purQ gene encoding phosphoribosylformylglycinamidine synthase I, with the translated sequence MKNVKVAILRTAGTNCDNETAFAFLRAGAESDLIHINEFAKKRKRLSDYHILALPGGFTYGDDIASGKILANEIKYKMRADMERFISDGKLIVGICNGFQILVKMGLLPALGGRKWEMDVTLNLNDSAKFEDRWCYLKNAEKNNCVWTKGLPQIIYLPVAHGEGKFIPKDNSVLNKLKQNHQIVLRYCAKRGGKAVYPDNPNGSVDDIAAISDSTGRVLGMMPHPERYVVTTQHPRWTRERPTKEGDGAAIFRNGVDFVKANL